The following coding sequences are from one Prochlorococcus sp. MIT 0604 window:
- the uvrC gene encoding excinuclease ABC subunit UvrC: MSNSSIEKIDNKYNFKIEYKLIYNKELLKSRLSEIPKSSGCYLFKDIDNNLLYIGKSKKLRSRVSSYFNNYSDLTPRLSLMVRQITEIEIIVTDSEYEALNLESNLIKTNKPYFNILLKDDKKYPYLCITWSEKYPRIFITRRRRNRNNLDRYYGPYVDVGLLRRTLFTIKKIFPLRQRPRPVYKDRTCLNYSIGRCPGVCQEVISSEDYKKIIKQVSMIFQGRNDDLEIFLQKKMLQLSNDLDYENAAKIRDQISGLKLLTESQKISIPDSSINRDIFGIVSEKNVASIQIFQMRSGKLIGRIGYSQKLNNEDESLILKRVLEEHYMNVECVEIPSEILIQYKLPKQITLEDWLTELRKKKVKIIIPKRNKKHETVEMVLKNAKLELDRILNGIQDNESSIEDLAQILELSEQPKRIEGYDISHIQGTDPVASQVVFIDGIPSKQHYRKYKIKDPNVFIGHSDDFASIYEVIHRRFRKWSIFKKNGGDFSILNDKRNSKLDNELLSDWPDLIMIDGGKGQLNSAIKALKELNLEEEVTICSLAKKNEEIFIPGFTKSIDTDENQKGVLLLRRIRDEAHRFALSFHREKRSKRMNRSQLSQISGLGPTRIRELLEHFKSIDAVRIATKEDLSKVKGLGKNSVNDIYEYFHEL, encoded by the coding sequence ATGAGTAATTCCTCTATCGAAAAAATAGATAATAAATATAATTTTAAAATTGAATATAAATTAATTTATAATAAGGAGTTATTAAAATCAAGATTATCCGAAATTCCAAAGTCATCTGGTTGTTATCTTTTCAAAGATATAGATAATAACTTACTTTATATCGGTAAATCTAAAAAACTACGCAGTAGAGTAAGTAGTTATTTCAATAATTATTCAGATTTAACTCCCCGATTAAGTTTGATGGTTCGTCAAATAACTGAAATAGAAATAATAGTCACCGATAGCGAATATGAAGCATTAAATTTAGAGTCCAATTTAATTAAAACAAACAAACCATACTTTAATATTCTTTTAAAGGATGATAAGAAATATCCATATCTTTGCATAACTTGGAGTGAAAAATATCCTCGAATATTTATTACAAGAAGAAGAAGAAATAGAAATAATTTAGATAGATATTATGGACCTTATGTAGATGTCGGATTATTAAGGAGAACATTATTTACCATAAAAAAAATATTTCCACTTAGACAAAGGCCAAGGCCAGTCTATAAAGATAGAACTTGTTTGAATTATTCAATAGGAAGATGTCCAGGTGTTTGCCAAGAAGTAATATCATCTGAAGATTATAAAAAAATAATTAAACAAGTATCTATGATATTTCAGGGAAGGAATGATGACTTAGAAATATTTTTACAAAAAAAAATGTTGCAATTATCAAATGATTTAGATTATGAGAATGCAGCAAAAATAAGGGACCAAATTTCAGGTTTAAAATTATTAACTGAATCACAAAAAATATCAATACCAGATTCTTCAATTAATAGAGATATCTTTGGAATTGTTTCAGAAAAAAATGTAGCTAGTATACAAATTTTCCAAATGAGATCTGGTAAGCTCATTGGGAGAATTGGTTATAGTCAAAAATTAAATAATGAAGATGAAAGTCTTATTCTAAAAAGGGTATTAGAAGAGCATTATATGAATGTTGAATGCGTAGAAATACCTTCAGAAATTCTTATTCAATATAAACTTCCAAAACAAATAACATTAGAGGATTGGTTAACGGAGCTAAGAAAAAAGAAAGTAAAAATTATAATACCGAAAAGAAATAAAAAACATGAAACTGTAGAGATGGTTTTAAAAAATGCGAAATTGGAATTAGATAGAATATTAAATGGGATACAAGATAATGAATCATCAATTGAGGATCTTGCCCAAATACTTGAATTAAGCGAACAACCTAAAAGAATTGAAGGTTATGATATAAGCCATATTCAAGGTACAGACCCAGTAGCATCACAAGTCGTATTTATTGATGGAATTCCTTCTAAACAGCATTATAGGAAATATAAAATTAAAGATCCAAACGTTTTTATAGGACATAGTGATGATTTTGCTTCGATATATGAAGTAATACATAGAAGGTTTAGGAAATGGTCAATATTTAAAAAAAACGGAGGGGATTTTTCAATATTAAATGATAAAAGGAATAGTAAATTAGACAATGAACTTCTATCAGATTGGCCAGATTTAATAATGATTGACGGAGGTAAAGGGCAGTTAAATTCTGCTATTAAAGCATTAAAAGAATTAAATCTTGAGGAAGAAGTTACTATATGTTCATTGGCAAAAAAAAATGAAGAAATATTTATTCCAGGCTTTACAAAGTCTATTGATACTGATGAAAATCAAAAAGGAGTTCTTCTATTAAGAAGGATAAGAGATGAAGCCCATAGATTTGCATTATCTTTTCATAGAGAAAAAAGATCTAAGAGAATGAATAGATCACAATTGTCCCAAATCAGTGGATTAGGCCCAACAAGAATAAGAGAATTGCTTGAGCATTTTAAATCAATAGACGCAGTAAGAATAGCTACTAAAGAGGATTTATCAAAAGTTAAAGGACTTGGAAAAAATTCAGTAAATGATATATATGAATATTTTCACGAGTTATAA
- the hemJ gene encoding protoporphyrinogen oxidase HemJ produces MTAETYLWFKSLHIIGVIVWFSGLFYLVRLFIYHEESKKMDNELKIAFNKQYTLMEKRLANIITTPGMILALSMAICMVIMQPSWLSEKWLQIKISFVLGLVIYHSYCYKIMYSLQNGTSTISAKNLRLLNELPTLLLFIIVLLVIFKNNFPTSVATWSVVGLVIFMLASIQLYAKIRKKNENSLSNE; encoded by the coding sequence TTGACAGCTGAAACATATCTCTGGTTTAAATCACTCCACATTATTGGTGTAATCGTTTGGTTCTCGGGACTTTTTTATTTAGTAAGACTTTTTATATATCATGAAGAATCTAAAAAAATGGATAATGAGTTAAAGATTGCCTTTAATAAACAATACACCCTGATGGAAAAAAGACTGGCAAATATAATCACAACTCCTGGGATGATATTAGCTTTAAGTATGGCTATATGCATGGTTATTATGCAGCCAAGTTGGTTAAGTGAGAAGTGGTTGCAAATTAAAATTTCTTTTGTTTTGGGATTAGTAATTTATCATTCTTATTGTTATAAAATAATGTATTCATTGCAAAATGGTACCTCAACCATCTCAGCAAAAAACCTTAGATTATTAAATGAATTGCCTACTTTGTTATTATTTATAATTGTACTTTTAGTTATATTTAAAAATAATTTTCCAACCAGTGTTGCAACATGGAGTGTAGTGGGACTTGTTATTTTCATGTTGGCTTCAATACAATTATATGCAAAGATTAGAAAGAAAAATGAGAATTCATTAAGTAATGAATAG
- a CDS encoding PHP domain-containing protein: MNREYLIKLTSNINKYSCPKNINFHCHTKFSDGSLEPHELLEQAYQNNLKFLSITDHHTIKAHEYIKKNNILKNYPEDSFTLISGIEINCLILGCLVHVIGLGIDIKSRYLNPYILGESPIGNDLNIKSVTKAINLSGGLSFLAHPARYRIPFYKLIPEAKIHGIDGIEVWYDYELNEVWNPSLFVCSEIDKLADKYSMLKTCGTDSHGLSLLGR, translated from the coding sequence ATGAATAGGGAATACTTAATAAAATTAACTTCCAATATTAATAAATATAGTTGTCCTAAAAATATTAATTTCCACTGTCATACAAAATTTAGTGATGGAAGTCTAGAACCGCATGAACTTTTAGAACAAGCTTATCAAAATAACTTAAAATTTTTATCAATAACCGATCACCATACAATTAAAGCTCATGAATATATAAAAAAAAATAATATACTCAAAAATTATCCTGAAGATTCTTTTACATTAATTTCCGGAATAGAAATTAATTGTTTGATTCTAGGATGTTTAGTACATGTAATTGGATTGGGAATAGATATTAAAAGTAGATACCTAAATCCCTACATCCTTGGAGAATCTCCAATAGGTAATGATTTAAATATTAAATCAGTTACTAAAGCAATAAATTTATCTGGTGGTTTATCATTTCTTGCACATCCAGCGAGGTACAGGATTCCCTTTTATAAATTAATTCCAGAGGCCAAAATACATGGTATTGATGGAATAGAGGTTTGGTACGATTATGAACTTAATGAAGTATGGAATCCTAGTTTATTTGTATGCTCAGAAATAGATAAATTAGCAGATAAATATTCAATGCTAAAAACATGCGGAACAGATAGTCATGGACTTTCACTGTTAGGCAGATAA